Proteins encoded within one genomic window of Bradyrhizobium sp. 186:
- a CDS encoding substrate-binding domain-containing protein, protein MADTVNILSGGAAQGLVRGLAEAFKAKTGFAIEGEFGAVGVMADRLRTGTPADLVILTHALLARLAEEKLVIPSSIADIGRVETALAVRSRDPKVTVKTETDLREVLRSADAIFVPDTKASTAGQHVAKVLDQLGIAYEVASRLKIFPNGATAMRELAASVAQRPIGCTQATEIIATDGIVLSGALPPGCELVTMYIAGVTARAAHPKEAAALIALLAGADQSELRQRVGFAG, encoded by the coding sequence ATGGCCGATACTGTGAACATCCTGAGCGGAGGCGCGGCGCAAGGCCTCGTCCGCGGCCTTGCCGAGGCCTTCAAAGCGAAGACCGGGTTCGCAATCGAAGGCGAGTTCGGCGCCGTCGGTGTGATGGCGGACAGGCTGCGCACGGGAACGCCGGCCGATCTCGTGATCCTGACGCACGCGCTCCTTGCAAGACTTGCCGAGGAGAAGCTCGTCATCCCCTCCTCGATCGCCGACATCGGCCGGGTGGAGACGGCACTGGCGGTGCGCAGTCGCGATCCAAAAGTGACGGTCAAAACCGAAACCGATCTGCGCGAGGTGCTGCGCAGCGCCGACGCGATCTTCGTCCCGGACACCAAGGCCTCGACCGCGGGACAGCACGTCGCAAAAGTCCTGGATCAGCTCGGCATCGCCTATGAGGTCGCATCTCGCCTCAAGATCTTTCCGAACGGCGCGACGGCGATGCGGGAGCTAGCCGCATCCGTCGCGCAAAGGCCGATCGGGTGCACGCAGGCGACCGAGATCATCGCGACCGACGGCATCGTTCTGTCGGGTGCGCTGCCGCCGGGATGCGAGCTCGTGACGATGTATATTGCCGGCGTGACCGCGCGGGCCGCACATCCGAAAGAGGCAGCCGCACTGATCGCATTGCTGGCCGGCGCAGATCAGAGCGAACTGCGCCAGCGCGTGGGCTTCGCCGGCTAG
- a CDS encoding Crp/Fnr family transcriptional regulator, translating into MPQDKTGDPRQSAGNKLSVLRKHPIFADLEPDALDQLCRYAKHTTVKRGATIAAKGDPGNNLFAVITGTVKISSSSPDGRNAILNLIGPGEIFGEIAVLDGAPRSADATANTNCELYIIDRRDFLPFVKSQPALAMKFIELLCARLRWTSQQVEQVILQNLPGRLASALLGLTEERKFDSGSGTLAITQQEISEMVGMTRESINKQLRAWSGRKWVRLEHGAIVVLDTDALRELVETGLGGN; encoded by the coding sequence GTGCCTCAGGACAAGACCGGCGACCCCCGACAATCAGCGGGCAACAAACTATCGGTCCTGCGCAAGCACCCGATCTTCGCGGATCTGGAGCCGGACGCGCTCGATCAGCTCTGCCGCTACGCCAAGCACACCACGGTGAAGCGCGGTGCGACGATCGCCGCCAAAGGCGATCCCGGCAACAACCTGTTCGCGGTGATCACGGGGACAGTGAAGATTTCCTCCTCATCGCCCGATGGCCGGAACGCCATTCTCAATCTCATCGGTCCCGGAGAAATCTTTGGTGAGATCGCGGTCCTTGACGGCGCACCCCGATCGGCCGACGCAACCGCCAACACCAATTGCGAACTCTACATTATCGACCGTCGGGACTTTCTGCCTTTCGTGAAAAGCCAGCCGGCGCTGGCGATGAAATTCATCGAGTTGCTCTGCGCGCGGCTGCGCTGGACAAGTCAGCAGGTCGAGCAGGTGATCCTGCAAAACTTGCCGGGCCGGCTCGCAAGCGCGCTGCTCGGCCTCACCGAAGAGCGCAAGTTCGACTCCGGCAGCGGCACGCTCGCCATCACGCAGCAGGAAATCAGCGAGATGGTGGGCATGACGCGCGAGAGCATCAACAAGCAATTGCGCGCCTGGTCCGGACGCAAATGGGTTCGTCTCGAGCATGGCGCCATCGTCGTGCTCGATACCGACGCGCTGCGCGAACTCGTCGAAACCGGACTCGGCGGCAACTGA
- a CDS encoding SDR family oxidoreductase has product MTDYRKLFDLTGKTAVVLGAASGIGKSSAEALAGLGARIICADRALDAAEATAAGIRDKGGWAEAAACDAASVADVTALAATVMQKFTRLDIAVTTPGLNIRKTILDYTEEDLDRVITLNVKGTVWFFQAFGRIMVEQKGGSIIACSSVRAVTIEPGLAVYGSTKAAIGLLVKGFASEVGRAGVRVNAIAPSIAETALTGPFKQRPDIYNLYAGHTVFNRWSSADEVATAVAYLASDAASYVSGSTLFVDGGWTAVDGPPTGLTQLNK; this is encoded by the coding sequence GTGACTGACTATCGCAAGCTCTTCGATCTCACCGGCAAGACGGCCGTGGTGCTCGGCGCCGCATCCGGCATCGGCAAGTCGTCGGCGGAGGCGCTGGCCGGGCTCGGCGCCCGCATCATCTGCGCCGATCGGGCGCTTGACGCCGCCGAGGCGACTGCCGCCGGGATTCGCGACAAGGGCGGCTGGGCGGAAGCCGCCGCGTGCGACGCTGCAAGCGTTGCGGACGTCACCGCGTTGGCTGCGACCGTGATGCAGAAGTTCACGCGGCTCGATATCGCCGTGACGACGCCCGGGCTCAACATCCGCAAGACAATCCTCGATTACACCGAGGAGGACCTCGACCGCGTCATCACGTTGAACGTCAAGGGCACGGTCTGGTTCTTCCAGGCGTTCGGCCGCATCATGGTGGAGCAGAAGGGCGGCAGCATCATCGCCTGCTCTTCGGTGCGCGCCGTCACCATCGAGCCCGGCCTTGCGGTGTATGGCTCGACCAAAGCGGCGATCGGCCTGCTGGTGAAGGGCTTCGCCTCCGAGGTCGGCCGCGCCGGCGTCCGCGTCAACGCGATTGCGCCGAGCATCGCCGAGACCGCGCTGACCGGCCCGTTCAAGCAGCGCCCCGACATCTACAATCTCTACGCCGGCCACACCGTGTTCAATCGCTGGAGCAGCGCCGACGAGGTCGCGACCGCGGTGGCCTATCTCGCCTCGGATGCCGCTAGCTATGTCAGCGGCAGCACGCTGTTCGTCGATGGCGGCTGGACGGCGGTCGATGGTCCGCCGACCGGCCTCACCCAGCTGAACAAATAG
- a CDS encoding TRAP transporter substrate-binding protein — translation MKTLAGIIAAVALAVSAPLATARDFRSADIHPADYPTVEAVKFLGKQLATASGGKLGVKVFPNGALGSEKDTIEQLKIGALDMMRINASPLNNFVPETIALCLPFIFRDTQHMRTVLDGPVGDEILAAMEPAGLVGLAYYDSGARSVYTVKAPIKSLADLKGLKIRVQQSDLWVGMIQSLGANPTPMPYGEVYTALKTGLVDAAENNWPSYESSRHFEAAKFYNVTEHSLAPEVLVMSKKVWDTLSKEDQAMIRKAAKESVPYMRKLWDEREQASRKTVEAAGVQVVPIANKAEFVDAMKPVYAKFAADEKLQSLVKRIQDTK, via the coding sequence ATGAAGACACTAGCCGGTATCATCGCAGCCGTTGCGCTGGCGGTCTCAGCGCCCCTGGCGACCGCACGCGATTTCCGCTCCGCCGACATACACCCCGCCGATTATCCGACCGTCGAGGCCGTCAAGTTCTTGGGCAAGCAGCTCGCGACGGCGAGCGGCGGCAAGCTCGGTGTGAAGGTGTTTCCCAACGGAGCCCTGGGCTCCGAGAAGGACACCATCGAGCAACTCAAGATCGGCGCGCTCGACATGATGCGGATCAACGCATCGCCGTTGAACAACTTCGTGCCGGAAACCATCGCGTTGTGCCTGCCCTTCATCTTCCGGGACACGCAGCACATGCGCACGGTCCTCGACGGGCCGGTCGGCGATGAGATCCTGGCGGCGATGGAACCCGCAGGATTGGTCGGCCTTGCCTATTACGACAGCGGCGCCCGGTCCGTTTACACCGTCAAGGCACCGATCAAGTCGCTCGCGGACCTCAAGGGACTGAAGATTCGTGTCCAGCAATCCGACCTGTGGGTCGGCATGATCCAGAGCCTCGGGGCCAACCCGACGCCGATGCCGTATGGAGAGGTCTATACCGCTCTCAAGACCGGTCTGGTGGACGCTGCCGAGAACAACTGGCCCTCCTACGAATCGTCGCGCCATTTCGAGGCAGCCAAGTTCTACAACGTCACCGAGCACTCCCTGGCGCCCGAAGTTCTCGTGATGTCAAAGAAGGTCTGGGACACGCTGAGCAAGGAGGATCAGGCGATGATCCGCAAGGCGGCCAAGGAATCGGTACCCTACATGCGCAAGCTCTGGGACGAGCGTGAGCAGGCTTCCCGCAAGACCGTCGAGGCGGCTGGCGTTCAGGTCGTTCCGATCGCCAACAAGGCCGAATTCGTCGACGCGATGAAGCCGGTGTACGCGAAGTTCGCCGCTGACGAAAAGCTGCAGAGCCTCGTCAAGCGTATCCAGGACACGAAGTAA
- a CDS encoding cyclase family protein, whose amino-acid sequence MPRKLIDISVPLQNDVPADPPGNHPTIQYIDHQQGLPRMLQFFKGLKAQDLPDGQGWAVEQVSLSTHNGTHLDAPWHFHPTMNRGEQSWTIDEVPLEWCFQSGVKLDFRHLPDGYVATAGDVEKELKRIGHTLSPLEIVVVNTSAGAKFGQADYVNSGCGVGYEATMYLLERGVRLTGTDGWSWDAPFVFTARKYAETRDASLIWEGHKAGRHIGYCHLEKLHNLDKLPSTGFTVSCFPVKIERASAGWTRAVAIIDG is encoded by the coding sequence ATGCCGCGGAAGCTGATCGATATCTCGGTGCCGTTGCAGAACGACGTGCCGGCCGATCCGCCGGGCAACCACCCGACGATCCAGTATATCGACCATCAGCAGGGCCTGCCGCGCATGCTGCAGTTCTTCAAAGGCCTCAAGGCGCAAGATTTGCCGGATGGCCAGGGTTGGGCCGTCGAACAGGTCTCGCTGTCGACGCATAACGGAACGCATCTTGATGCGCCTTGGCACTTTCATCCGACCATGAACCGCGGCGAGCAGTCATGGACGATCGACGAGGTCCCGCTCGAGTGGTGCTTTCAGTCCGGCGTCAAGCTCGATTTCCGGCATCTGCCTGATGGATACGTCGCCACCGCCGGCGACGTCGAGAAGGAGCTCAAGCGCATCGGACACACGCTCTCACCGCTGGAGATCGTCGTCGTCAACACCAGCGCCGGCGCGAAGTTTGGGCAGGCCGACTACGTCAATTCCGGCTGCGGGGTGGGCTATGAAGCCACCATGTATCTGCTCGAACGCGGCGTACGGCTGACCGGCACCGACGGCTGGAGCTGGGACGCGCCGTTCGTGTTCACCGCAAGGAAATATGCGGAAACGAGGGATGCCAGCCTGATCTGGGAGGGCCACAAGGCGGGACGGCACATCGGCTATTGCCATCTCGAGAAGCTGCACAACCTCGACAAGCTGCCCTCGACCGGATTCACGGTCTCGTGCTTCCCGGTGAAGATCGAGCGCGCCTCCGCTGGCTGGACCCGCGCAGTTGCGATCATCGACGGTTAG
- a CDS encoding helix-turn-helix domain-containing protein — MKPSVVTIEPNRRSCSDCAVREVAVCSSLDAVELREFEHLGRRVHFAAGETVFCEEDITTSFYNVLEGVMRLYKLLPDGRRQIVGFALPGDFLGMNISGRHNFSADAIGAVTVCQFAKAPFGRFIEDRPHLLQRINELAIRELSQARDHMVLLGRRSAGEKVATLLLGWRERSFSLRGPSNTVPLPMSRQDIADYLGLTIETVSRTFTKLERHGVIEIIHGGINLLDPARVEALAAA; from the coding sequence ATGAAACCTTCCGTGGTCACGATTGAGCCGAACCGGCGCTCCTGTAGCGATTGTGCGGTCCGCGAAGTCGCAGTCTGTTCGTCGCTGGATGCGGTCGAGCTGAGGGAGTTCGAGCATCTGGGACGGCGCGTCCATTTCGCGGCAGGCGAGACCGTGTTCTGCGAGGAGGACATCACGACATCGTTCTACAATGTCCTCGAGGGCGTGATGCGGCTGTACAAGCTCTTGCCTGACGGTCGCCGGCAGATCGTGGGCTTTGCCTTGCCTGGCGATTTCCTGGGGATGAATATCTCCGGCCGCCACAATTTTTCGGCCGATGCGATCGGCGCAGTGACCGTTTGCCAGTTCGCAAAAGCCCCTTTCGGCCGCTTCATCGAGGATCGGCCGCATCTGCTGCAGCGGATCAATGAACTGGCCATTCGCGAGTTGAGCCAGGCGCGTGACCACATGGTCCTGCTCGGCCGCCGTTCCGCGGGCGAGAAGGTCGCGACCCTTCTGCTCGGCTGGCGCGAGCGGTCGTTCTCGCTGAGGGGACCTTCGAACACGGTTCCACTGCCGATGAGCCGCCAGGATATCGCCGACTATCTCGGCCTGACCATCGAAACCGTCAGCCGGACCTTCACCAAGCTGGAGCGCCACGGTGTGATCGAGATTATCCATGGCGGCATCAACCTGCTCGACCCCGCTCGGGTCGAAGCATTGGCCGCGGCCTGA
- a CDS encoding ABC-type transport auxiliary lipoprotein family protein gives METRAPYVLIGTFVLAAILAVFGFVYWLNNTGGIGPRTNFHVQFQGPVPGLLVGAGVLFNGIRVGEVTQLGVAPDNSRFVNATISVASATPVRADTKVGLDFQGLTGVPVVTLEGGMIVAKSGEPLTLIAEAGAGQSMTQAARDALQRVDTVLEDNSGPLKDTIANFKTFSDGLARNTGKLDGILAGLEKMTGGGAPAQKITHDLRAPQDVRPAGKTLSASLAIPEPTAVAMLQTQRMLFSSTGDNQGFADFLWADSIPKLVQARLIDSFENYDIAHAPLRTTDLGQADYQLLIDIRRFRIAMEGETRVEIGLSARIVDKNGKVIASRLVESSEKLDKVEPAVAAEAFNAAFARTAKELIGWTVQAF, from the coding sequence ATGGAAACCCGCGCTCCCTACGTGCTGATCGGCACCTTCGTGCTGGCCGCGATCCTCGCGGTGTTCGGCTTCGTCTATTGGCTGAACAACACCGGCGGGATCGGGCCGCGCACGAACTTCCACGTGCAATTCCAGGGACCCGTGCCGGGCCTCCTGGTCGGCGCCGGCGTGCTGTTCAACGGCATCCGCGTTGGCGAGGTGACCCAGCTTGGGGTCGCGCCGGATAATTCGCGCTTCGTCAATGCGACGATCTCGGTTGCCTCGGCGACGCCGGTGCGCGCCGACACCAAGGTCGGACTCGATTTTCAGGGGTTGACCGGCGTGCCGGTGGTGACGCTGGAGGGCGGCATGATCGTCGCCAAGTCCGGTGAGCCCCTGACCTTGATAGCGGAAGCCGGGGCGGGCCAGAGCATGACGCAGGCGGCGCGCGATGCGCTGCAGCGGGTCGATACCGTGCTGGAGGACAATTCCGGTCCGCTGAAGGATACTATCGCAAATTTCAAGACGTTCTCCGATGGTCTTGCGCGCAACACCGGCAAGCTTGACGGCATCCTGGCGGGCCTCGAGAAGATGACCGGCGGCGGCGCGCCCGCGCAGAAGATAACTCATGACCTGCGCGCGCCGCAGGATGTCAGGCCGGCGGGCAAGACCTTGTCCGCGTCATTGGCCATTCCCGAGCCGACTGCGGTCGCGATGCTCCAGACGCAGCGCATGCTGTTCTCGTCCACCGGGGACAATCAGGGCTTTGCAGATTTCCTCTGGGCCGACAGCATTCCAAAGCTGGTGCAGGCGCGGCTAATCGACAGTTTTGAGAACTACGACATCGCCCATGCTCCGTTGCGCACGACCGACCTGGGACAGGCGGACTATCAGCTCCTGATCGATATCAGACGCTTCCGCATCGCCATGGAAGGCGAGACGCGGGTCGAGATCGGACTGTCGGCGCGGATCGTCGACAAGAACGGCAAGGTGATCGCATCGCGCCTCGTCGAGAGCAGCGAGAAGCTCGACAAAGTCGAGCCGGCCGTTGCGGCCGAAGCGTTCAACGCGGCCTTCGCCCGTACCGCCAAGGAGCTGATAGGCTGGACGGTGCAAGCGTTCTAG
- a CDS encoding ABC transporter ATP-binding protein produces MPESQQEFAIRVRDLVVGFGRQTVLDHLSLDVRRGEILGLVGASGGGKSVLMRTIIGLIPRRSGTIEVMGQPIGGTHDRTAQGAATKWGILFQQGALFSSLTVRQNVQFPLRENLVLSQELMDEIAIAKLEMVGLRAQDGDKYPAELSGGMTKRVALARALALDPPILFLDEPTSGLDPIAAGDFDALIRTLQKTLGLTVFMVTHDLASFTTVCDRVAALADSKIVAVGPMRELLQSEHPWVRAYFHGKRSQMLEPQMR; encoded by the coding sequence ATGCCCGAATCGCAGCAGGAGTTCGCGATCCGGGTCCGCGACCTCGTGGTCGGCTTCGGCCGCCAGACCGTGCTCGACCATCTGTCGCTCGACGTCCGCCGAGGTGAAATCCTCGGTCTCGTCGGTGCGTCGGGTGGCGGCAAGTCGGTGTTGATGCGTACCATCATCGGCCTCATTCCGCGCCGAAGCGGGACCATCGAAGTCATGGGACAGCCGATCGGCGGCACGCACGACCGCACCGCGCAAGGCGCGGCCACGAAATGGGGCATCCTGTTTCAGCAGGGCGCGCTGTTCTCCTCGCTGACGGTCCGGCAGAACGTCCAGTTTCCGTTGCGCGAAAATCTCGTTTTGTCGCAGGAACTGATGGACGAGATCGCGATCGCCAAGCTCGAGATGGTCGGGCTGCGGGCGCAGGACGGCGACAAATATCCCGCTGAGCTGTCGGGGGGCATGACCAAGCGCGTGGCGCTGGCGCGCGCGCTCGCGCTCGATCCGCCGATCCTGTTCCTCGACGAGCCGACCTCCGGCCTCGATCCGATCGCCGCCGGCGATTTCGACGCGCTGATCAGGACGTTGCAAAAGACACTTGGCCTCACCGTGTTCATGGTCACCCATGACCTCGCGAGCTTCACCACGGTCTGCGACCGCGTCGCCGCACTCGCTGACAGCAAGATCGTGGCGGTCGGCCCGATGCGCGAACTGCTGCAATCCGAGCATCCCTGGGTGCGCGCCTATTTTCACGGCAAGCGCTCGCAGATGCTGGAACCTCAGATGAGATGA
- a CDS encoding TRAP transporter small permease encodes MSDPHVASHEPEAAAARPSTGLLSRINAVVARAGMYLSVTGLLLIVTVVFYQVFGRYVLNSSPTWTENLALVLILYVTLIGAAVGVRDAGHIGMDSLLVMLPDHVREKIELVIHVLVAAFGIAMAYNGWILGASVGTVKIPNLGLPEVVRYVPLIASGVLIVSFSIEHIIALLRGEEVVPSWN; translated from the coding sequence ATGTCAGACCCACACGTCGCAAGCCACGAGCCGGAGGCCGCGGCGGCTCGCCCGTCTACCGGCTTGCTATCGCGGATCAATGCCGTCGTCGCTCGTGCGGGCATGTATCTGTCCGTGACCGGCCTGCTCCTCATCGTCACCGTTGTGTTCTACCAGGTGTTCGGACGTTACGTGCTCAATTCCAGCCCGACCTGGACGGAGAACCTTGCACTGGTTCTCATCCTGTATGTCACGCTGATCGGCGCCGCCGTCGGCGTGCGCGATGCCGGACACATCGGAATGGACAGTCTGCTGGTGATGCTTCCGGATCACGTGCGAGAGAAAATCGAGCTTGTCATCCACGTTCTGGTAGCCGCATTTGGCATTGCGATGGCCTACAACGGCTGGATCCTCGGAGCCTCGGTCGGAACCGTGAAGATCCCCAATCTTGGCCTCCCTGAGGTCGTCCGCTACGTACCGCTGATCGCCTCCGGCGTTCTGATCGTTTCCTTTTCAATCGAGCACATCATTGCTCTCCTGCGCGGCGAAGAGGTCGTCCCCTCATGGAACTGA
- a CDS encoding TRAP transporter large permease, with protein MELIILGASFFGFLILGVPVAFAIGLSAICTILYEGLPVAVIFQQMMSGMNIFSFLAIPFFVFSGELMLHGGVADKIVQLAKNLVGHIRGGLGMSNVVACTLFGGVSGSPVADVSAMGAVMIPMMKKEGFDTDYAVNVTTHASLVGALMPTSHNMIIYALAAGGKVSIGALIAAGLLPALVLMVCMLVAAYAVAVKRGYPAGKFPGWAEVFRSFAAALPGLLIVGIILAGILSGVFTATESAAVAVTYTILLTFFIYRTMTWSNFLRAAAKAVKTTGVVLLLIGVSTMFQYLMGLYEVADLAGEMMSKVSSQPWVIFLLINLILFVLGTFMDMAATILICTPIFLPIAMKAGMDPVQFGMLMLINCALGLNTPPVGTTQFVGCAIGGISVGAVMRTILPFYAALIAALMFVTYVPAFSLWLPRLLMGYKG; from the coding sequence ATGGAACTGATCATTCTCGGCGCCTCCTTCTTCGGCTTCCTGATCCTCGGCGTACCGGTCGCCTTCGCGATCGGCCTCTCGGCGATTTGTACCATCCTCTATGAAGGCCTGCCGGTCGCCGTCATCTTCCAGCAGATGATGTCGGGGATGAACATCTTCTCCTTTCTTGCCATACCGTTCTTCGTTTTCAGCGGTGAGCTGATGTTGCATGGCGGCGTCGCCGACAAGATCGTGCAGCTCGCCAAGAATCTCGTCGGACACATCCGCGGCGGGCTCGGCATGTCGAACGTGGTCGCCTGCACGCTGTTCGGCGGCGTATCCGGTTCGCCCGTGGCCGACGTGTCGGCGATGGGGGCGGTGATGATCCCCATGATGAAAAAGGAAGGTTTCGACACCGACTACGCCGTCAACGTCACCACCCATGCCTCGTTGGTGGGAGCGCTGATGCCAACCAGTCACAATATGATCATCTATGCCCTGGCCGCCGGCGGCAAGGTATCGATCGGCGCTTTGATCGCCGCCGGCCTCCTGCCAGCGCTTGTGCTGATGGTGTGTATGCTGGTCGCCGCTTACGCGGTCGCGGTGAAGCGAGGCTATCCGGCCGGCAAGTTCCCGGGCTGGGCCGAGGTTTTCCGCTCCTTCGCGGCCGCGCTGCCCGGCCTCCTGATCGTCGGCATCATCCTGGCGGGCATCCTGTCCGGCGTCTTCACTGCAACTGAATCCGCAGCGGTCGCGGTCACCTACACGATCCTACTGACCTTCTTCATCTATCGCACCATGACCTGGAGCAACTTCCTGCGCGCCGCCGCCAAGGCGGTGAAGACGACGGGCGTGGTGCTGCTGCTGATCGGCGTGTCCACCATGTTCCAGTATCTGATGGGGCTCTACGAGGTGGCCGACCTCGCCGGCGAGATGATGAGCAAGGTGTCCTCGCAACCCTGGGTCATCTTCCTGCTCATCAACCTCATCCTGTTCGTGCTCGGCACGTTCATGGATATGGCCGCGACCATCCTGATCTGCACCCCGATCTTCCTGCCGATCGCGATGAAGGCGGGCATGGATCCGGTGCAGTTCGGCATGCTGATGTTGATCAACTGCGCCCTCGGGCTGAACACCCCGCCGGTCGGAACGACGCAGTTCGTGGGCTGCGCCATCGGCGGCATCTCGGTGGGCGCGGTGATGCGCACCATCCTGCCGTTCTACGCCGCCCTGATCGCAGCTCTGATGTTCGTGACCTACGTTCCCGCCTTCTCGCTGTGGCTGCCCCGCCTGTTGATGGGCTACAAGGGATAG